One region of Oryza sativa Japonica Group chromosome 5, ASM3414082v1 genomic DNA includes:
- the LOC4338977 gene encoding BEL1-like homeodomain protein 9: MSSAAGGGGGYGGGGGEHQHQQQQHHLLLGQAAGQLYHVPQHSRREKLRFPPDHPAESPPPPPPGSWPLPPAFYSYASSSSSYSPHSPTLAHAQLVAHGMPPGAATSGGAQIPSQNFALSLSSASSNPPPTPRRQFGGGGGGGGAAGPYGPFTGYAAVLGRSRFLGPAQKLLEEICDVGGRPAQLDRGSDEGLLDVDAMDAAGSVDHEMDGSDRAVADAVTVSGAEQQWRKTRLISLMEDVCKRYRQYYQQLQAVVSSFETVAGLSNAAPFASMALRTMSKHFKYLKGIILNQLRNTGKGATKDGLGKEDTTNFGLMGGGAGLLRGNNVNSFSQPHNIWRPQRGLPERAVSVLRAWLFEHFLHPYPTDSDKQMLAKQTGLTRNQVSNWFINARVRLWKPMVEEIHNLEMRQLQKNPSLDKNQLSMQHTQHSSDSSGKPCDPSNSLQGQSSSMTRNHSISASRHIEDGLSQMPHDISGQVSFAYNGLAAHHSIAMAHHHQPDLIGTGGAANAGGVSLTLGLHQNNNRAYIAEPLPAALPLNLAHRFGLEDVSDAYVMSSFGGQDRHFTKEIGGHLLHDFVG, translated from the exons ATGTCGTCCGccgcggggggaggaggagggtacgggggcggaggcggcgagcatcagcatcagcagcagcagcaccacctGCTGCTTGGGCAGGCGGCGGGGCAGCTGTACCACGTGCCGCAGCACAGCCGGCGGGAGAAGCTGCGGTTCCCGCCCGACCACCCGgcggagtcgccgccgccgccgccgcccgggtcGTGGCCGCTGCCCCCGGCGTTCTACTCCTACGCGTCGTCCTCGTCATCGTACTCGCCGCACAGCCCGACGCTGGCGCACGCGCAGTTGGTGGCGCATGGGATGCCGCCGGGGGCCGCGACGAGCGGAGGGGCCCAGATCCCGAGCCAGAACTTCGCGCTGTCGCTGTCGTCGGCGTCCTCGAACCCTCCGCCCACGCCGAGGAGGCagtttggcggcggcggcggcggcggcggggccgccggGCCGTACGGGCCCTTCACGGGCTACGCCGCCGTGCTCGGGCGGTCCAGGTTCTTGGGCCCCGCGCAGAAGCTGCTCGAGGAGATctgcgacgtcggcggccgCCCCGCGCAGCTTGACAGGGGCTCCGACGAGGGTTTGCTCGACGTAGACGCCATGGACGCCGCGGGAAGCGTCGACCACGAGATGGACGGCAGCGATCGCGCCGTCGCGGACGCGGTCACGGTCTCCGGCGCCGAGCAGCAGTGGAGGAAGACTAGGCTCATCTCGCTTATGGAAGAC GTTTGCAAGCGATACAGGCAATACTACCAGCAACTCCAAGCTGTAGTATCGTCCTTTGAGACTGTTGCGGGTCTGAGCAATGCTGCTCCTTTTGCTTCCATGGCTCTTAGGACAATGTCGAAGCATTTCAAGTATTTGAAGGGCATTATACTGAACCAGCTGCGCAATACGGGCAAGGGTGCTACAAAAGATGGTCTCGGCAAGGAAGACACAACAAACTTTGGGCTtatgggcggcggcgctggcctaCTAAGGGGAAACAATGTGAATTCGTTTAGCCAACCTCACAACATATGGCGCCCGCAAAGAGGGCTACCAGAGCGTGCTGTTTCGGTTCTTCGTGCATGGCTATTCGAACACTTCCTGCACCC GTATCCAACTGACAGCGATAAGCAGATGCTTGCTAAACAGACAGGATTAACTAGGAACCAG GTATCGAACTGGTTTATCAATGCAAGGGTTAGGCTCTGGAAGCCAATGGTTGAAGAAATTCACAACCTCGAGATGAGGCAGCTGCAGAAGAATCCGTCTCTTGACAAGAATCAGCTCTCCATGCAGCACACCCAACATTCGTCGGACAGCAGCGGGAAGCCCTGTGATCCATCAAACTCGCTGCAAGGGCAAAGTAGCAGCATGACCAGGAATCACAGCATCTCCGCCTCCCGGCACATCGAGGACGGCCTCTCCCAGATGCCCCATGACATCTCCGGTCAGGTGAGCTTCGCATACAACGGGCTCGCCGCGCATCACAGCATCGCGATGGCGCACCACCACCAACCTGACCTCATTGGCACCGGTGGTGCCGCGAATGCTGGCGGTGTCTCACTCACCCTTGGCCTTCACCAGAACAATAACCGAGCTTACATTGCTGAGCCCCTTCCGGCCGCGCTTCCGCTCAATCTTGCCCATCGTTTCGGACTGGAGGACGTTAGTGATGCCTACGTGATGAGCTCATTTGGTGGTCAGGACCGGCATTTCACCAAGGAGATCGGTGGCCATTTGCTCCATGACTTTGTTGGTTGA